In Archangium violaceum, the following are encoded in one genomic region:
- a CDS encoding CHAP domain-containing protein, translating into MEIAVSAKKHTVTLKPLQSSTASSTVGPAKSEQKSKEKSKGYSTRDTFVDGAKETKKTSSDKDKKIDKLIDAAKGQIGYKEGRNNGNKFTKEMTGKSGQAWCADFVSWAAKEAGLSKPKSSLAQGIADQLEAKGQWKGRHDPKKGDAVTFQWDGNSKKPADHVGIVERVFEKNGKKYITYISGNSSDSVSRRTMPWNDKAIMGYGSMIK; encoded by the coding sequence ATGGAGATCGCCGTTTCCGCCAAGAAGCACACCGTCACCCTCAAGCCGCTCCAGTCGTCCACCGCCAGCTCGACGGTAGGTCCAGCGAAGTCGGAGCAGAAGTCCAAGGAGAAGTCCAAGGGGTACTCGACCCGGGACACGTTCGTCGACGGCGCCAAGGAGACCAAGAAGACCTCCAGCGACAAGGACAAGAAGATCGACAAGCTCATCGACGCCGCCAAGGGGCAGATTGGCTACAAGGAGGGGCGCAACAACGGCAACAAGTTCACGAAGGAGATGACTGGCAAGAGTGGTCAGGCGTGGTGCGCGGACTTCGTGAGCTGGGCGGCGAAGGAGGCCGGTCTGTCGAAGCCGAAGTCTTCCCTCGCGCAGGGTATTGCCGATCAGCTCGAGGCCAAGGGCCAGTGGAAGGGACGCCACGATCCCAAGAAGGGCGACGCGGTCACCTTCCAGTGGGACGGAAACTCCAAGAAGCCAGCGGACCACGTCGGCATCGTGGAGAGGGTTTTCGAGAAGAACGGCAAGAAATACATCACGTATATCTCTGGCAACTCCAGCGACAGCGTCAGCCGGCGCACGATGCCTTGGAATGACAAGGCCATCATGGGTTACGGGTCGATGATCAAGTAG
- a CDS encoding tetratricopeptide repeat protein, which produces MKACPQETTLSDFLAGLLSEEHRSLVLAHVEHCADCQWVLAAGDGARALSSPSVTLDAERPPLLSPGSTVSRYVVRERIGSGAMGVVYAADDPELGRRVALKVLRPEGHHRQELQQRLLREAQALARLSHPNVVTLYDVGTYGDGIFLAMELVEGTTLAEWMKEPRPWREVLRVFLDAGRGLAAAHAAGLVHRDFKPANALMGRDGRVYVTDFGIARLLHQEDGPSPRASPEPPVHPMSRLTRTGLVLGTPAYLAPELLRGQRADARSDEFSFCVALYEALFGGRPFQGETLRELAEAVQQGRVCPPGREVKVPAWVRRAVLRGLRAEPEERFPSMESLLAALDPPRRMITRVVATATVAGVLGAIAAYGVTHRREARCEQEVEKLAAAWSPARRERVRAAFLATGAPYAPPAWERLATALDAYASQWRTLRTEACVAAGSDTADGTSWQTAVCLDARLWQLAAVTEVLEKADVLTVQNAHQLTASLEGLTGCRDAPGLSSRPQPPDSLRPQVEAVRHKLAQARAHLVARRFSEGLAVTSALLEELKGLDYKPLEAEVLLAHGEFLGGANKQKEAEEVLYQAVWAAEAGRDDETVARAWLELIWLVGEELSRPADAEKLIRHARASVERLGRERIPEITTELHQRLASLWELQGKLAEAEQEARQGLEFSRRRNGPDSLRTPNLLHELGRILFRQNRFDEALELHLQALEQRKRLLGPDNPALVTSYNRVASAYLQVGRRAEAIGIWRTALALQEASAVPENPVLAGLLLNLAMNLRVEGRTDEAWSMLERARSIFERARGPNHLTVVQVLLEQAVLSDETGQNGKALALATQALERIQRSLGPDTPRAAMPLTFRGQMYMNAGRYPEARRDLLDALKRMEKDQGPEGAGTASVLLPLAELALDTKAPKQALEYCERALKVIEKADGPDSMLGASALTCAGKAHLALGAADKAVPLLERARSIQTRWGEPREPATAASTAFLLARALVETRSAPDRARALAMAEEARKRLESVGVRGQAELQQVLDWLRREGKR; this is translated from the coding sequence ATGAAAGCGTGCCCCCAAGAAACGACGCTGAGTGACTTCCTCGCCGGATTGCTCTCCGAGGAGCACCGAAGTCTCGTCCTGGCGCACGTGGAGCACTGTGCTGACTGCCAGTGGGTGCTGGCGGCGGGTGATGGCGCTCGGGCCTTGTCCAGCCCCTCGGTGACGCTCGACGCGGAGCGCCCCCCGCTGCTGTCCCCCGGCTCCACGGTCTCCCGGTACGTGGTGCGGGAGCGCATCGGCTCCGGGGCCATGGGGGTGGTGTACGCGGCGGATGACCCGGAGCTGGGCCGCCGGGTGGCCCTCAAGGTGCTGCGTCCCGAGGGGCACCACCGGCAGGAGTTGCAGCAGCGGCTGCTGCGCGAGGCGCAGGCACTGGCCCGGCTCTCCCACCCCAACGTCGTCACCCTCTATGACGTGGGCACCTACGGGGACGGCATCTTCCTGGCCATGGAGCTGGTGGAAGGCACCACGCTGGCGGAGTGGATGAAGGAGCCGCGTCCCTGGAGGGAGGTGCTGCGGGTCTTCCTGGATGCCGGGCGGGGACTGGCGGCCGCGCACGCGGCGGGCCTGGTGCACCGCGACTTCAAACCCGCCAATGCCCTCATGGGAAGGGATGGCCGGGTGTACGTGACGGACTTCGGCATCGCCCGGCTGCTCCACCAGGAGGACGGCCCCTCTCCGCGAGCGAGCCCCGAGCCCCCTGTTCATCCGATGAGCCGGCTCACCCGGACAGGCCTCGTCCTGGGCACGCCCGCATACCTCGCCCCGGAATTGCTGCGAGGCCAGCGCGCGGACGCACGCTCGGACGAGTTCAGCTTCTGCGTGGCGCTCTACGAGGCCCTCTTCGGCGGGCGTCCCTTCCAGGGAGAGACCCTGAGGGAGCTGGCCGAGGCCGTGCAACAGGGCCGGGTGTGTCCGCCCGGGCGTGAGGTGAAGGTACCCGCCTGGGTGCGGCGCGCGGTGCTCCGGGGGCTGAGAGCCGAGCCCGAAGAGCGCTTCCCCTCCATGGAGTCCCTGCTGGCGGCCCTCGACCCGCCCCGGCGGATGATCACCCGGGTGGTGGCCACGGCGACCGTGGCCGGAGTGCTGGGGGCCATCGCGGCCTACGGGGTGACGCATCGGCGCGAGGCGCGGTGCGAGCAGGAGGTGGAGAAGCTCGCGGCGGCCTGGAGCCCCGCGCGGCGCGAGCGGGTGCGTGCGGCCTTCCTCGCCACGGGCGCCCCCTACGCCCCTCCCGCCTGGGAGCGGCTCGCGACGGCGCTGGACGCCTACGCCTCCCAATGGAGGACGCTGCGGACCGAGGCCTGTGTGGCCGCGGGCAGCGACACCGCGGACGGCACCTCCTGGCAGACGGCCGTCTGCCTCGACGCGCGGCTCTGGCAGCTCGCCGCCGTGACCGAGGTGCTGGAGAAGGCGGACGTGCTGACAGTGCAGAACGCGCACCAACTGACGGCCTCCCTCGAGGGGCTCACCGGCTGCCGGGACGCGCCCGGGCTCTCCAGCCGCCCGCAGCCGCCCGATAGCCTCCGCCCCCAGGTGGAGGCGGTGCGGCACAAGCTGGCGCAGGCCCGGGCCCACCTCGTGGCGCGCCGGTTCTCCGAAGGCCTCGCGGTGACGTCGGCCCTCCTCGAGGAGCTGAAGGGGCTCGACTACAAGCCGCTGGAGGCGGAGGTGCTCCTGGCTCACGGCGAGTTCCTCGGGGGAGCCAACAAGCAGAAGGAGGCGGAGGAGGTCCTCTACCAGGCCGTGTGGGCCGCCGAGGCCGGGCGTGACGACGAGACCGTGGCGCGTGCCTGGCTGGAGCTCATCTGGCTGGTGGGCGAGGAGCTCTCCCGCCCCGCGGACGCGGAGAAGCTCATCCGGCACGCCCGGGCCTCCGTCGAGAGGCTGGGGAGGGAGCGCATCCCCGAAATCACCACGGAGTTGCATCAACGTCTGGCCTCGCTGTGGGAACTGCAAGGCAAGCTGGCCGAGGCGGAGCAGGAGGCACGCCAGGGTCTGGAGTTCTCGCGCAGGAGGAATGGCCCGGACAGCCTCCGCACACCCAACCTCCTCCACGAACTCGGCCGGATCCTCTTCCGCCAGAACCGCTTCGATGAGGCGCTGGAGCTCCACCTCCAGGCCCTCGAGCAGCGCAAGCGCCTGCTGGGCCCCGACAACCCGGCCCTCGTGACCTCCTACAACAGAGTCGCCTCGGCCTACCTGCAGGTAGGCCGGCGCGCCGAGGCCATCGGCATCTGGCGCACGGCCCTGGCCCTCCAGGAGGCGTCCGCCGTACCGGAAAACCCCGTCCTCGCGGGCCTGCTCCTGAACCTCGCCATGAACCTGCGCGTCGAGGGCCGGACGGACGAGGCGTGGTCCATGCTCGAGCGGGCGCGCTCCATCTTCGAGCGCGCCCGTGGACCCAACCACCTCACCGTCGTCCAGGTGCTCCTGGAGCAAGCGGTCCTGTCCGACGAGACAGGCCAGAACGGCAAGGCGCTCGCCCTCGCCACCCAGGCCCTGGAGCGCATCCAGCGTTCGCTGGGCCCGGACACACCGCGCGCCGCCATGCCCCTGACGTTCCGGGGACAGATGTACATGAACGCGGGCCGCTACCCCGAGGCACGGCGCGATCTGTTGGACGCACTGAAGCGGATGGAGAAGGATCAGGGCCCGGAGGGGGCGGGCACGGCATCGGTGCTGCTCCCCCTGGCCGAGCTGGCCCTGGATACCAAGGCTCCGAAGCAGGCACTCGAGTACTGCGAGCGTGCGCTGAAGGTCATCGAGAAGGCCGATGGTCCGGACTCCATGCTCGGTGCCAGCGCGCTGACCTGTGCCGGAAAGGCGCACCTGGCGCTGGGCGCCGCGGACAAAGCCGTACCGCTGCTCGAGCGCGCCCGGAGCATACAGACCCGATGGGGCGAGCCCCGGGAGCCGGCGACCGCCGCGAGTACCGCCTTCCTGCTGGCCCGGGCGCTGGTGGAAACGCGCTCCGCCCCGGACCGGGCGCGTGCGCTCGCGATGGCCGAGGAGGCCCG